The DNA window ttaaaatattaataaagttaactaggaatttctttgttttttttatgttactaagATATGTGTAAAATTCAAACCATACCTATTATAGAGTGTATGTGAATATTTTCTATGcatgttatttgaaattaaatttaaagctgatttttattcacaataaataaaacaaaagtactGTCagaccatttttttatattatcacaaTGACATTTCTGCCTTGTTGGTACCTAATGTTTAAGATTTGGTTAATAAGTTATgatggaaaaatatttgaatcttatgttaatattctagtacatgttaaaaaataaaatacaaacatttgtcaataaattaaatactacacCTAAGCAAGCTTATGTGAATTTATAGAAtatctagtattattattacattgtaaAAGAGCACTATTTAAACATAACTTAAGGAAATGGGAGgacaattaaattatcaatgatTTAATCAGTTTTTAGATATTTCTTGTATTGCACAAATTCACTTTACTTACAACTACCTATACATAATTCATTTACCTAAAATGTTCTACGAAAATGATCACAATaacaatatagtattttttatggtaataaAGGTGAAAATATCTGTGGAGAAAATATTCTTAGATGGGCTTGTACAGAAGAGTAGTGACATACTTCTTTCGATACCGGTGAGTAGCAGATAATACCATCACACCATCTTTGATAGATAAGGCATACAAATGGTTTAACATCACATGATTTGGTTCTGGTAATAATGTAGGTTCACactgaaacaaaataatgatcatattaaagattttttttacagagtatctaaatattataaatgtctaaTTACACTGTTAAGTGCTTGTTTTTTCATGGAaagtttttagtaattttcgaTTGAGTTTTTGACGGTTTTTTTCATGTTTTGtacatgaaaaaaatgtttacaccatcaccagatttttttttacagctaTATATGATTTTACTATTACTAAATGCGTCGATGAGTACCTCTACGCGCAATTCTGACCTTGCGCgtcaaacaattaaaaattagtgtCGATCGTGCTTTTCGAATCACGAAGTTTACTAAAATGCCAAAATCCAAACTTTGTTTGAAGTTTCTACTAAAGATTTCTTAACAGACAAACTAATATCCTTATTATTGACTCAATTTGAATCCAGGGCCGTTAGCGTTGCCTCATCAAAGCAGCGACCATCAATACTGTTTAATGCTCAAGTGAATTTTGAATGTTCATAAAGAAAATGACGCAATTaaataatcgtaaaaaaaatcctccaatacacatacaataaaatcaatgaaaacaGATGATATTGTGATTTATgatttcattattgttttatagccagtcattatatatatatcatagttGAGTCACTCTTGATAATAGTAGATATGAAATAGTCAATGCTTATTAACTAAACTATTCaaagtatatttacttaattattcaaatatttattaaattacctaCATAAAACACTTATACTACAAATTAGAGTCTGATCGAAATTAAAACCATTAATGAACattactacaaatatttaaattcgggatatttaccatgtcttttatttttatttggtggagctcgatatttcgacattatctacgaatgtcttgttcacgagaaaaGTATGGTACGGTAAATGGTAAATATccagttttaaataattgtagtaataaaaataaccatgttcatttaaaatcttattaatctGTAACCAAATAATACtatctaatatttaaacttttctaACAGTAACTGACCTACCTTTGGTTATGCTTTGGTTGCTAACACCATTATATACTGACCTATTCTTAACATTTTAACAGACAGTACACTAAACACAATAgataggtatttattattaggtCTGTAGAACTTCATTGTCCcgtaaagtattaattaaatcctacacaaaaataaacattacctaataagtttttatccaaacttttaaaattaatattgtgtcCTTATGGTGTTACTTACAGACAAAGGAGTATCCTTGTTCAGAATAACTTGTAAAAGATGTGGAGGTAAAATTGGTGGACCTGTAACTTTTTCCCATGGCTTAGACTGTGgtatttcctaaaaaaaaaacatagtcatgttaataatatgttacttaatttttagCTTCAATTTGCATTAAAAACTTTCATTTCATCAGACATTTATACCTGAGAGTATTCAGTCTGGGCACTATTATGTATTCCCTCACTGTCTTTAGCGAGTGCTTGAAACACTTCAAAGTCAGACATTTTCACAGTAACCAAATTATTCTTAGAACCCATTCCATTGTCCACGACTTTCtgaaatcaatgaatattaaaaatgtattatctgttgtatgtttttaaactatataacttatggttttcaataataatatttggttcAACTTACCACAGTTGGGTCATGACGCCACTCCCCATcaacaaaatacttatattggTGCTCCCCTTCTGGCAGATCGATAATAGTTACGAAATCTCCATGTGACTTGACCATAGGTATGGTTTTCCACTCGGTAAAAGTTCCACTTATAAAAACCTATAAcagatatttttacttttctctGAAAGCTTTATTGACATAGGTAAAGGATATTATTGTAGTTGATGAAACTGAAATAGTTTGGTTTTTGGCACAGTAACATGGAACTGACCTATCTCAACTGGGGTTTTAAGGTATTACGAAGTCATTAATACTAACCCCTAATCCCAAACACAAAAATGAAATGATTCATATAATTCAAgatgataaaatgtttttttagtctatatatataacaatcaatatatcaattgtTTTCTGGTTGTATGATAATGTCCTGAATATTGGGCAGTTAAACagatttttaagtatattttgtgtttaaatattaatcataataaaacatataatattatattaacctGCTTTCCTCCACCTTCCCACTTAAAAACAGTTGGCAATACTTTAACATCTTCAGCATCTTTGTTATCTTCTGTCAAAGTATTAGATCTTTCACGCATGATCGTTTCTTCGACATCGTGTTCAGGTACAGCTTTGGTATAGTAAGGAGCTCCATCTTCAATGTTGTTATCGTCGTCTCGAATACATCGGTCGTCGtcaatttttttgtcaaaagtAAAAGCTTCTCCTTCCTTGGCTGGAGAAGAGCAACCTACATCTTGTGGTTTAGTGGACTGATCTTTGTGCCATTCTTTTGGATGATTACTTCCTGCATTAcccatttcttatttaaattctcAAATCCCAAGGATAGAAGGTGTACCAAATCTAGCTTTGAGAGCTAAAATtggtcaataaaattattattcttgaaaatatttatatgcaagTTTAGaccatgaataatataaaacattcattaaattaagCTGACTTTACAATACATAGTcaataacaatttcattatttcagtttatctttattgaaaatttctGTCAATGTCATTATGAAGTGTGAACctgacaattatatttttttatttatgtaagtgtACGTTAACAATAACACTATACCAAAAgtgcaaatattatattttgcttattttaatttatataagccAACGTTGTGTTATTTATTCCCAAATGTTCTCTCGTGCCTTTGATAACCCAATAAATTACAGACTTATGTAAAATTTTCTAGCAATCAATAAAACACTATATAAGTACAcactatcaatattttttctgtatatgctattttacgacatttttttattttagtaaaatatatatattaaagaaatggaaattaaattaatgaatcaaTAATGTAACACACAAGTAACATATTAAGTTGCATAAAGCCCAAAGATTCCTATTCACTTCAATATTAATTGTCTTAGTAAAAGCTCATTGACAAGTTAACATTATTGAGATTGACATTATGTACTAACATTAGGCAGTTAAAAATTCTCGAGTTCAGTTCACAATTGACGTGTTGCTCTgtgattttagaaataattgatttacttatgagtttttaatttataactttaaaataacagaGTACCTAACTAACGTAATTGCAAAATATAGTAGTCTGTAGTAGTACCAAATAAAATACCAGTGTGGCAACATAATAACGCAGTTTTTTAGATgtttataaattcttattatttgtctgtattttgatttaaatctcGTATTGACAAGACGCGgcaatttataatgtttttagtcTTACTCAACAGTACctgatatatttttacgatagtattaagcattaaatataaacatgagCGATGAAAAGCAGCCGCTTCTTACTGGACCAAATACTCCGATTGACAATGCGGAGGTTCAAACTGTAGAATTGGTCGCAAGTCCATCGATCCATGTATCGCCCTTCAAACATGAAACGTCGAAAAAAACGGATTACAACCCCACGTCCGAACGATACTTAGAACATCCTACTTCAAATTTTGACACACTAATCCATCTTCTTAAAGGCAATATTGGAACAGGTATTTTGGCAATGCCTGATGCTTTTAAAAATGCTGGTCTATTTATTGgtacgtatatttatttgaaatgcttaaaatatacaaattttctattgaaaaaGTACTATTAGGatttcatacaaataatttctacatcttataaatattaactatataaatgtggtatgttgaaaaatataattttaatgatcgcTCTTTTTATCTTAGGTGTAGTTGGAACACTTTTTATGGGAGTGATATGCACACATTGTATGCATATTTTAGTTGCTTGTTCTCGTGAGCTTTGTATCAGAAACCAGCGACCTGCAATGAGTTTTGCAGAAGTGGTAGAAGATGCTTTTGCAATGGGACCTGTATCTTTGAGGCCATATGCAAAAAAAATTAGGTAAGTgcaatttttacattttgtctGTTATGTAGtagaataaatagaaaaaaaatgcaaatgaatattatttgtttaaaaaagatCTTTTTCATGCTTACATAGTTTTTGTTGATGATGAATCTAAGActtgtattaaatttcattgaGCAATGTGGTTAAATAAATGGTGTTATGAGTGCAATTTTGGTTAACACggaagatataattataaatacagttaactgtaaattttacttttattctcTTGGAAATTACTAAACAAAAGCAATTTTTAATAGACAAAAGTTATTattgaacattaaaattaagtcATTAATGTGTGAGGTAACTGTGATGAGAACTATTGACTAACATACTTACAGTAAAACAGCAGAGTGTTTGCTCATTAACGCCTAAATATTCCAAAGCAATATCTAACTGGATATGGGTAGTGCAAGTAATTTGCACTTGCTttctataattcaataaattatttttgaatattatatattatacttacatgTAAGTTCtcagtatacatatattaatcatgaaaaatgcaaataaatattgagtaatgaataaaataaaattcaataaaaatattaatatctgttATACAAATAGCTTTATCATATTGGGTTttgtttactaaatatttttttgactttgccaaatttgttatattatttcccAGTAcagtgattataatttatttgtcaaacaTCTACCCTCAACCCATTTGGATTATTGGAATAAGTTGATGCCTCACTTGAGGTATACTCAgctatacctatatttttttttattattttgtaaaatcacAGTAATGCATATCAGTGTTTTGTTATCAGGTTTaggtttctttttaaaaagaaaatatacagtATTTAAATAAGGGTTTTATTgagtggaaataaaaaaaaaagaaatataatttcatattgttGAGCCCCTTGTTTTCTTTGTTGTCTTCACCTGTATTTGACACTGATAaacaagttatatatttaaaagtaatatctcATTACGGTTATACTGATAGCTGTGTGTATAGGGTAATTATTTTTCAAGGTCAGCTttagataaaatcaaaatgcGCTTATGGTTGTCAAGTCCTAAGATACGAATTAGCGTCCGGTAACTTACGCcggattaatttttaaagtaggCACGTTGCCCTCGAAGCCCTTTTTTCGCGCGAAGGCGTCATTTTCATAAACCGGAACtacttttttaaagttagtAAGTTCTTTCTTTAATATTCGATTATATTGAACTAGTATTTTTGAATGTTGTTTATTACCTGGTAACACTGTGTATATGGACGAAAAGATTAGTCGAAAGCCGATCGGGACACGTGACTATTAGTTCGAGTCCAAAAGCAGCCCTaactttagaaataatatagCCAATTAAAACAAACTCATATAAACTTATACTCCCTCTTAATGGGGAAAATAGTACCAATCAGGcttttgcatattatttttttttgagataaaCGTTCGTTTTTTCcagatgtaaaataaaaaatatgaatatgttttggcaaatataatacgttaatactcttatatatttatgattttcgAGGGCAACGTACAGTTCAATAACATTTAAGTGTTACAgaatacagataaaacaaatattagaaCAAATTCGTAAATCCTTATAACACTATTGTTTGAATCGaagtaatttacataaaaaataataatttacctaaTTAATAGCACGAGCGTTGTTGTTTCAGGAATGTGGTCAATATATTTCTAGTAATGACTCAACTAGGATTTTGCTGTGTTTATTTCTTATTCGTTGCTACTAACCTCGAAGACACGATGCGTTTTTTTCGCATAAAACTAAGCGTACACAGCTATCTAGCAATGTTATATGTGCCAATGTTGGCTTTGGGTATGgtgaaaaacttaaaatatttgactcCAGTATCTTTAATAGCATCAATAATGACCGCTTGGGGCCTGGTTATaacattctattatattttgcaaGATTTGCCTCACACTAGCAGTGTCAAGGCCTTTGCGAGTTGGCATCAGTTACCCTTATACTTTGGCACGGCTATATATGCGTTTGAAGGCATTGGAGTGGTAAGTCGTTGATATACTATGATGCTTTTGTATTTCTATGGCAAGTTCAACATAGTAAAGTAATTGTAGATTATTTTGATTGCATGCTTAAAATACAGGATGTTTTTCGTAACGattttatatcgattttttgttttatttaacattaatgtaGGTAGTTAGTTAAATTATGCAAGGCAGGTCTGACATAATGGTATGTTTACATTAGGAAAATGCCatgataagatattattttcttgaaaCAGTAAAAATCAAGCCGtcgcaaaaaaaaacaatataaatagactagatgtatttttatacgtataaaatacagatgaaaaattgtttttagtCTCAAAATTTAAACTAGTATTGGTTAAATTCAACttcaataatgatataaataaggaacataaaaatgtatttacttcGTCGAATATTCTTTACAAAGTTTTTTGACGATTATTTATCAGCACCGGGTCAGCGATGTTTGAAGTATTCCGAGCGaacttttttttactgttatatttttctataaatttagttacaaatatattcccagtttataatttacaattattctcATTTTCTAAAACCCTTACTTATGGTTGTTTTCCATACCTTATCAGTAATGGTCGTCCATCTTTAAAGCTAGTACTGATGATAGTCATAAttcgattattaaaaaacatcgcTCCAAAGTAGTAATAAAGAATGATCTTATCGTGATGTTCGTGATTCATGTTCTGAAtggaaaatatatactttttttgtcGTAACTTTCATCCAATAGACATTTTATGTAGTAAATGCGTTATAGTGATATTTAGTCTATGTGCCAATCAATAAATCTACCGTAGATCTTAAGTTTCACCGGGATTaatatcaaatgttatttattacatattgtgtgatttatatgtacatacattatgtattcatttattgaAAGCAAAATTTACGTTAGAAACTActctaatgtaaataaaatttggttataaaaataggcattccttttataaaaatctcAAGGTCACAGACTTGCCTTGTTACTTTATCTGTGcgatcaattattttattacatgtacgtcgaatttttttgtgtattattattaatatagtattgaTTACAAAAATAGGTTTAAAAAATTGACGTATTTCGATCACGGAAGATATTAgatcaaatgtaaataatgttaaacaatAGAAATACGAAATTCGATCTCATTGTGAAAATAACGAATGAAATCAATCGACCTCTAGCTTGTCTGGCAtattatgataacattttagctttttgtttataataacaatgttgTTATTGTCGTAATGCATcctaaattaataactaacaaataaactgtgataaatagatttttcaatattttttttctacggTTTTATATTATGGGATGATTggttaaacaatgctgtcttcAGCGTCGGATTTAAAGGTCTGGACTGGAGGCCCTGGGGCCCCAAAGGAGTGGAGGCCCTAGAGCAATAGAGGCGTGGAgaccctaataattatattatgaattaatttgaatattttaattgttaagctataatttatttactcgtaaatttcaaaacaataatttagtaacattattataatttgactatacctagatatttgttaactcgtcggaatcTCTATTGTGGGGGCCCCTCTCATGCGGAGGCCCCAGGGCAGTTGTCCCGGTTGCCATCCCCTAAATCCGACCCTGGCTGTCTTCTTCTgacgaatgtcaaatcaattatGACAGAAAGACAGAAatattgtttaactaaacacgcttttaaagtattaataaataccaaaatCTTGTATATGTTGTAGCGTCTTGTGTaagtaaataacttttatttatcattgaacataaaatagttctataaatatttattatagttagtaatatttgttagtaagtataaagattttttcaagttttttccTGTAATTGTAAATTAGGTAGgttttgtttttagtaatattgtaatatatttagtggtagggctttgtgcaagcccgtctgggtaggtaccgtccATTCTCAGAAATTCAATTGACAaacagcattgttgtgtttcgatttgacaagtgagtgggccagtgtaagtACAACAGTgtaggtacaagggacataacatcttagttctatataatataaataactcatTTCTAGTTTCTGACAAAGCTAAAGGGCTATATTTTTTCACAACATAGGTTTTACCTTTGGAGAATAATATGAAAACTCCGGAAGATTTCGGCGGATGGACGGGCGTTTTAAACACTGGAATGGTTATTGTGGCAGCATTGTACACAGCTATTGGTTTTTTTGGCTACTTGAAGTACGGCGAAGCTGTATCCGGCAGTATTACACTCAATTTACCGAATGACTTGTAAGTATTAtttgctttaataattatatatatgcgtaaaaaatattcgttaatttaattaaatatatttggaatgtaaatttttttctatgttatgttaaattatgtttaatgttttgGGGAATTTTGCATTGTATGCAAGCGTGCATTCGTTTTAATCTAGCGTCTATCGTCGAGATAACGAGACCCCAGCTATTAAACGATTGTGGTCTATATTTGTTCAAGTATGTAAAGGTTATATTCGAATGTTTTACGGGGACGTATTCGATAAACAATggaaaattaatgataaaaatctaactaaattaaataataagaataatttcaaACGGTATTATGTTGTTTCTATCTTTTTGTCGCATAACAAGGATCGTTGGAAAATGTATTCCTaagttaaatttgatattattttcgcTCACGTCAGCATCGTTATTTTGAAGTACAAGACAGTTTAGGGCCAAGATGTAATAAACTACGGAGCAAGTTATCGGGATCTAGTCAGTCTTCATTACGTACTTATGTATGTCgtaaaatgtacatatgtagtTTTACGAGGTTTTACTACGTAcggttataaaaatgtttttcgatGTAACGACTTTGCACCAGCGTAGACtgacattttctttaaaaaaaatacaaattataacttTAGTAGTAACTTAATCAATGATcgctatttacatatatatacaattaaatgtattattaataaaaatgtaaaaggaCTATAAAAGATCCGAGGCAAGGCAATCGTTTGGGtagaaagtgttttttttttttaaataggttggCGAAAGGATTAATGGCTCACTTAAAAGGTAATAGCCACCATAGGCGTTGgtgccattccttacatcaccaaggCGCCATCAATttcgggagctaagatgttatgcatcttgtgtctgtagttaattataacacatatttaaataattttaaaaaatgtcacactattccaaatattttctttttttttttatagatatccTGCCATGTACATGTCTTTATTAGtgtttagttataatatatatattttttaaggttagCACAAAGCGTCAGGGCCGTAATGGCGGCGGCAATATTCCTCTCGTACGGCCTTCAGTTCTACGTGCCTATGAATATCGTCTGGCcgtatattaaaactaaattaaattccgAAAAGGCACTCGAATACGGCGAGATTGTGACACGATTCGTTCTCATCACTATTACATGtaagtaatcattattatatcttCCATAGAATGTGCGTTACGAActtgtaattgtattaaattgaaTCCAATAACATGAATATTTGCTTATAATACCTACTcgaatagatattattttgattttaacggTATTAAGTTTCAACTGTATGAACATTTTACACATAAATGACGATCCATAGAAGAGATGGTCTGATAATGAACAGACTGGCCAATACAATCCAGACCGGCAAAGGAATCCACATTCCCAAGAAGACAAATAACATCCTTTCAAATATGATGCTGCCTCGCGGGCTTTTAAGACTAGGTCCTAAAAACCCAGTCgaagtattttcattttttcaaaCGGGCTTAAGTACTATTCCTTAAAATGAcaacagtatatatttttttgttttggccTTTATTTGTGCTaggagggcacagattatttcatcaatgtcacgtgcgaaatcaaattaaataaaaatgaattcgataagttttataattatgattgtcACATTGATAGTGATAATTCATGTAcgtattctgcggtgagtttcgagtttcttacagaatatctctACAGGAGTcagtcttaaataataaataatcttctatgtataagttaaaattaagtttagaatagttttttttagttatctCTGCTGAAGACGTTGCAACTTCAGTATGAATGAAGTAGGCCAGTGTTAATTGTTcagacaaatataataaattgttttacacGTACTTCGATAATTTAATCATTCTCCTCCATTTAAAGTGCATAGCAATCACAATAAACGCGTAGGTTACTTAACAGCGGTCACTTTATCTGGTTAATAGTCTTAACCTATAGTTTTTATTGCAACAAATggttacaattaaaattgtaatgactcgataaaaaaaatacattcgctCGCGAAGATATtccgttaatttatttataactgttaTAATGTGCACAAATAATGTACGATTCGTTATTTTATTTGGGTATACCTGCgttgaaaataataacgtaaCATTTGATTTggagcaattattttaaatttttagctcAACATTACATGTAGGCAGattgatcgttttttttttttttgaatatattccgttattttttttagaactgTTATTAtgtgcaaaaataaaatataattggagATAAGTTGTTATAATAACGTATAATTTGACTTCGAGTATTAACTGTTTTTATGAGTGCATGCAGGTAGatcggttttattattttgtaaattaatatgtttgatTGAATAAACTATTCATAAGATTCTGATTTAACTCTTGTGAGCGGTTCTTCGTACGACTGCGAAGGccctgcaaaaaaaaaaaacaagaattttgtTTAGTATGTTGTCCTTCAATATTGTACGTAAAGTCTCAACCCGTGCGAATGGATGGATAGCGCACGTCTACGTTGAATGTATTGACGTAACTTTGAACTTGAAATAGTTATGTAAGCATTTATCTTGATCGGAAAAATTGTTTCAGAACGGACATAAGCTATatagtatgttatttttttttaatataatttattacgtcaACGTTGCCGGTGAGAATATCGTCGGTAATACTTTTATAGGAACTGTTATGACACAGAAAAAACAATGTTTGAAAGATTTGACAATCTTCTAAAGGAAAAGTCAGTGATGGCGTATCGTACTGACACGTATTTATAAGTAGCTTGTATACTTACTTGGGACAAACTTGCATCGTAccataatttaatctaattcgGTTCAGCAATTTTACCGTGAAAGAGTtaccttcgcatttataatatgagttaaaaatatatctttttttagttaaaaatatatcttgctTTTTACACATTGGAACCGcgatttatagaaatattacttagataattaaaaaaaaaccaagcaACTCTCCGAGGATTTAATGTTGATGTAACTTGTTAACCTctttgcttaattagtgttaagttatttttagtttatgttCTTAACTATTGGTATAATGGTtttgttaaacttaattttagaaTTCAATTCTATAAGTCTATTTTAAACACTTTTATTAATTCTCACGCCTTTAATTACATTTCTAATTAAGATAAATAGTAACCTTTGTTGGCTTTGTCAATTAGGAAATTTACCCAGTGATAACAGTAATTGTTCCACTCGCGGAAAAGACCCAGGACTCCTTGATAAGTAGTTATTTGtatgattgttttattgtttcattcAATCTAACcattaacaaatacatttaatatattatccatttttaaatgactattttaatgtatattcagttatatttattaaattatgttatacttattaaaagtCAAACCTTAGAAATGCTTTCCGCATGTGAAACAGCGTTAGGGTAGTTACGATTGATATTAATTAGATATTCGGATTATGTTAATTCTATCTAATTAGTGACTGTCGTAAAATTGCAAGTCTagaagaaatgttttttttttttttatttaaatgtttgtacggattatttttgaatttagatttaTTGA is part of the Vanessa tameamea isolate UH-Manoa-2023 chromosome 10, ilVanTame1 primary haplotype, whole genome shotgun sequence genome and encodes:
- the LOC113392618 gene encoding proton-coupled amino acid transporter-like protein pathetic, which encodes MSDEKQPLLTGPNTPIDNAEVQTVELVASPSIHVSPFKHETSKKTDYNPTSERYLEHPTSNFDTLIHLLKGNIGTGILAMPDAFKNAGLFIGVVGTLFMGVICTHCMHILVACSRELCIRNQRPAMSFAEVVEDAFAMGPVSLRPYAKKIRNVVNIFLVMTQLGFCCVYFLFVATNLEDTMRFFRIKLSVHSYLAMLYVPMLALGMVKNLKYLTPVSLIASIMTAWGLVITFYYILQDLPHTSSVKAFASWHQLPLYFGTAIYAFEGIGVVLPLENNMKTPEDFGGWTGVLNTGMVIVAALYTAIGFFGYLKYGEAVSGSITLNLPNDLLAQSVRAVMAAAIFLSYGLQFYVPMNIVWPYIKTKLNSEKALEYGEIVTRFVLITITFVAAVLIPNLSSIISLVGAFSSSALALIFPPIIEIITFWPERLGTKGWILWKDLAIIIFGITGFVFGTYASLENILKHS
- the Alc gene encoding 5'-AMP-activated protein kinase subunit beta-1; amino-acid sequence: MGNAGSNHPKEWHKDQSTKPQDVGCSSPAKEGEAFTFDKKIDDDRCIRDDDNNIEDGAPYYTKAVPEHDVEETIMRERSNTLTEDNKDAEDVKVLPTVFKWEGGGKQVFISGTFTEWKTIPMVKSHGDFVTIIDLPEGEHQYKYFVDGEWRHDPTVKVVDNGMGSKNNLVTVKMSDFEVFQALAKDSEGIHNSAQTEYSQEIPQSKPWEKVTGPPILPPHLLQVILNKDTPLSCEPTLLPEPNHVMLNHLYALSIKDGVMVLSATHRYRKKYVTTLLYKPI